One Nostoc sp. CENA543 genomic window, TACTCTCACCTGAAAGCGGTGTTGTCTGCCAAGAAAGGACACCAGACTGCATCGCCCAAGCTTTACGCCAAGTAGTCATGAATCCAGAAAATTATCCCATCTCAGCCTGTATCAAAACCGCCCAACCCTACGCAGCCAGAACAGTAATTAGTGGAGTGTATAAAAAAATGTGGCAGCGTTGGGAAAAAAAGTCGTTGGTCACAATCAATACAGGGGCATAGAAGAGGAATTGGAGCAGGGTGCAGGGTGCAGGGGAGAGAAGAATTTCCCCATTTCCCCCTGCTCCCTGCCCCCTTGCCTCCTTCCTCCCAATCCCCAATCCCCAATCCCCAATCCCCATTCCCTATTAATCGAGATTGACAATGAGAGTTGCTGTAATTGGTGCTAAAGGTATACCACCAAAACAGGGTGGTATTGAACATTATTGTGCGGAAATTTATCCCCGCATGGTTTCCCAAGGTCATACTGTAGATTTATTTGCTCGGACATCATATACAGAAAATACTGGCTGGCAAAGTAATTATTATCGCGGAGTGCAGGTGATATCCGTACCAGGGTTAGATTATACTGGCGTGGATGCTTTTGTCACCTCCGCAATGGGAGCGATCGCAGCTACTCGTCAGCAATATGATATTATTCACTTCCACGCTCTCGGCCCTGCTTTATTTACCTGCATACCCAGACTGGCTAATTCTGCCAAAATCGTCGTTACTTGTCATGGTTTAGACTGGCAAAGAGCGAAATGGGGTAGCCTGTCTACCAAGGTAATTCAACTAGGGGAGCAAACAGCAGTGCGTTTTGCCCACAGTATGATTGTTGTCTCAAAAGCCCTGCAAACATACTTTTGGCAAACATATCAAAGAAATACCGTTTATATTCCCACCGCGCCTGCTGATTACGGCGAATCAGACCCCAATTTCGTCTATGGTCGTCATTTAGGACTAGAAACTGGTCGTTATATTCTATTTTTAGGCCGACTTGTCCCAGAAAAACGTCCTGACTTGTTAGTAGATGCTTTTTGTCGCCTGCAACCCCAAGGCTGGAAACTAGTTTTAGCTGGGGGTGTCAGCGATACCAAAGGCTTCACTTCCCAACTACTAGAAAAAATTGCTCATCAAAAAAATATCGTCTTTGCTGGGGAATTAAGAGGTTCTCGCCTGTGGGAAATTGTCAGAGGCGCAGGCTTATTTGTTTTACCTTCCGATTTGGAGGGATTACCTTTATCCATGCTAGAAGCAATGCGAGAAGGTATCCCCGTTTTGGGAAGTGATATTGCACCACATCAACAACTATTAGCAGAAGAACGCGGAATACTATTTAAAGCTGGTAACTTAGACTCTTGTGTTTCCGCCCTTGATTGGGCTTTGCACAATCCCGAAAAACTGCCAACAATGGTCAAAAAAGCTCAAAAATACGTCAGTCTTAACTACAGCTGGGATCGCATTACCTCAGAAACCTTAAGACTATATACACAAGTTCTCCATCCCTGTGAAATCACCGACAAATTACAGACGGAAACTACAGAAGGGGATTTGGCAAAGTTAGGGGCAAAAAATCGGTAATTTCTACAGATGCTCGAAAAGATTGCCTTCCCGTAGCCACTAATCGTTATCACGCCAATTTTGAATTTTGGATTAAAAGTCCAGATTCTTAGACTATTCCAGACTCATACCACCTATCCCTATTTGGTATCAGATATGATAACGAGTAGTTAATATTCTTTAATAATTTACGTAATTGTGCAACTTATGAGCGCAACCTTTCTTCAAATCTCTAGGGAAGTGATGAGTGATGAGTAACGAGTAATGACTAATGACTAATGACTAATGACTAATGAGTTAGGTTTTTTAATTGCGAATTGCGAATTGCGAATTGCGAATTGGTATTACTTTAGCTTTGAAAAAAAATTAAGGTATACGTGATGGGAAGAGGTATTTCAACCTTATTTGCAGTATTGCGCCGCAGGGGTTTACCTGCTGTGTCTACATTAGCTGCTGTTATTGGTGCATCAGTGGCCTATCTGGCTATAACGCCACGTTTTTACGCGACATCAGCCAAAATGATGGTTGATGCCAAAGGGGTGAGTGTTTCGGAGTTGGGACGGGATTTAACACAACCTTCTGTAGTGGGACGTAGTAGCAATCCCTTGGCTGATCAAGCAGAGTTAGTCAAATCACAGGCGGTTTTGGATCAAGCTATCAAGACACTAGCTTCTAAACATCCACAGATACAGCTAACACCTACAGATATTAGCAGTGCATTGAAAGTGAGTATTCTACCTGCTACTAATATTTTGCAACTGAACTATTTTCACCAAGATCCGCAATTTGCTGCTGATGTGTTAAACGCTGTTTCTCAAGCAATGGTGGAAGAAAATATTCAAGCTATTAGTTCCGAAGCAACCAAAGTTAGAAAATTCCTCGAAAAAGAAGTCCCAGTGGCGCGGAATCGTCTCCAACAAGCCGAAGTCGCGGAATCTAGGTATAGACAAAAAAGTGGTGTAGTGGCAGATACTGACCAAACTAAAAGCTTAGTCCAAAGTTTAACCAATTTAGAAGACCAAGAACGGACATTAATCGCACAATTACAAGAAGCGCGATCGCGTGAAGCTTCTTTGAGACAATTAACTGCAACTAAAAATATTAATAACGCTTATACATCAGTACGTAGCGGTCAAGATGAACAACTCAGAAGCTTAAGAGCTAAGTTAACCGAAATCGAAACGCAACTGATTGAAGCCCGCTTACAATTTACAGATAATCACCCCAAGGTTGTCTCTCTTTTAGGACAAAGAGAACAAATCCGCGCTTTATATGCACAGCAAGTAGGTCGCGTCTCAGCCAACAATCAAACTATCCCTACTGAAGATGTCGCCTCAGACCAAATCAGTCAAAATCTCACTACTCAGCTGATTAATAATGAAGTTGAGCGTGTCGCCGTCGAGAACAAACTGCAAACCGT contains:
- a CDS encoding glycosyltransferase family 4 protein; its protein translation is MRVAVIGAKGIPPKQGGIEHYCAEIYPRMVSQGHTVDLFARTSYTENTGWQSNYYRGVQVISVPGLDYTGVDAFVTSAMGAIAATRQQYDIIHFHALGPALFTCIPRLANSAKIVVTCHGLDWQRAKWGSLSTKVIQLGEQTAVRFAHSMIVVSKALQTYFWQTYQRNTVYIPTAPADYGESDPNFVYGRHLGLETGRYILFLGRLVPEKRPDLLVDAFCRLQPQGWKLVLAGGVSDTKGFTSQLLEKIAHQKNIVFAGELRGSRLWEIVRGAGLFVLPSDLEGLPLSMLEAMREGIPVLGSDIAPHQQLLAEERGILFKAGNLDSCVSALDWALHNPEKLPTMVKKAQKYVSLNYSWDRITSETLRLYTQVLHPCEITDKLQTETTEGDLAKLGAKNR